In a single window of the uncultured Dysgonomonas sp. genome:
- the thrC gene encoding threonine synthase: protein MKYYSTNKNAPEVSLQEAVVKGLAPDNGLYMPETIKELPQSFFENIGNMSFQEIAYTVADAFFGEDIERDTLKSIVYDTLNFDTPVVHVKDNIYSLELFHGPTLAFKDVGGRFMARLLGYFIKKQGQKDVKVLVATSGDTGSAVANGFLGVEGIHVYVLYPKGKVSQIQECQFTTLGRNITAIEIEGTFDDCQALVKAAFLDEELNRKLNLTSANSINVARFLPQAFYYFHAYAQLAKQGKAGNVVFSVPSGNFGNITAGLIAKRMGLPVKRFIAANNSNDIFYKYLQTGEYNPRPSVQTIANAMDVGNPSNFVRVLDLYGKSLNEIKRDISGEWYNDDCIKKIVKSTYDETGYLLDPHGACGYQALKDELQPGETGVFLETAHPAKFLETVEGIIGRQVAIPEKLQAFMKGKKQSIDMSKEFADFKQYLLK, encoded by the coding sequence ATGAAGTATTACAGTACAAATAAGAATGCGCCGGAAGTCAGCTTGCAAGAAGCAGTAGTTAAAGGGCTGGCTCCTGACAACGGGCTCTATATGCCCGAAACTATAAAAGAATTGCCTCAATCTTTTTTTGAAAATATAGGCAATATGAGTTTTCAGGAGATAGCATATACAGTCGCCGATGCTTTCTTTGGAGAAGATATAGAGCGCGATACACTCAAGAGTATTGTTTACGACACCCTTAATTTCGACACTCCTGTAGTACATGTAAAAGATAATATATACAGCCTTGAGCTCTTTCATGGTCCTACTCTTGCGTTTAAAGATGTGGGAGGGCGTTTCATGGCTCGTCTGCTAGGCTATTTCATTAAGAAGCAAGGACAGAAAGACGTGAAAGTCCTGGTGGCCACATCGGGAGATACGGGTAGTGCTGTCGCAAACGGATTTTTGGGAGTGGAAGGTATCCATGTATATGTTCTCTATCCAAAAGGGAAAGTAAGCCAGATACAGGAATGCCAGTTTACCACATTAGGCCGGAATATAACAGCAATAGAAATAGAGGGGACATTCGATGACTGTCAGGCGTTGGTAAAAGCCGCCTTTCTGGATGAAGAACTGAACCGGAAGCTTAATCTGACTTCTGCCAATTCCATTAATGTAGCCAGGTTCCTCCCTCAGGCATTTTATTATTTCCATGCCTATGCTCAACTTGCCAAGCAGGGGAAAGCCGGAAATGTAGTGTTTTCGGTGCCTAGCGGCAACTTTGGTAATATTACTGCCGGATTGATAGCCAAACGGATGGGATTGCCTGTAAAGCGTTTTATTGCAGCAAATAACAGCAATGATATTTTCTATAAATATTTGCAAACCGGAGAGTATAATCCGCGTCCTTCTGTACAGACAATTGCGAATGCCATGGATGTGGGGAACCCCAGCAATTTTGTCCGCGTGCTCGACCTTTACGGTAAGTCATTGAACGAGATAAAGAGAGACATATCGGGAGAATGGTACAATGATGATTGTATAAAGAAGATAGTAAAATCCACCTATGATGAGACCGGCTATTTACTCGATCCTCATGGCGCATGCGGCTATCAGGCATTAAAAGATGAATTGCAGCCGGGTGAAACAGGTGTTTTCCTTGAAACAGCGCACCCTGCCAAATTTCTTGAAACAGTAGAAGGTATCATAGGCAGGCAGGTGGCTATTCCTGAAAAGTTACAGGCTTTTATGAAAGGGAAAAAACAAAGCATAGACATGAGTAAAGAATTTGCTGATTTCAAGCAATACTTACTGAAGTAA
- a CDS encoding glycoside hydrolase family 18 protein → MNKNIIISILLLFVVLTSCNKKSGEDRSKPVIIAYVGGYNGLTDVSKISPNKITHINYAFVDVQGGKAFLTNEATDTVNFRKLNELKQQNPDLKILISVGGWTWSRNFSDAVLTPEGQKTFAKSAVDIMNKYSLDGVDIDWEYPAMEGDTGNVFRPEDKQNYTLMFAAIRAELDELEKASDKKYLLTTAVGGSQEFINNTEMGKAQEYLDYVNIMTYDSQSKEKAIHHTNLLASDKYSESNSADIAVKAFNAAGVPMEKLVMGIAFYGRIYKTKKDSSKGVGDPITEQIQGKGYTFIKDSLVNKNEYYRYWDEAAQAPYLFNFYKGEFVTYDDEESAKAKCEYVKTNGMAGVMFWEYSSDPKEYLLNAINQVLK, encoded by the coding sequence ATGAATAAGAACATTATTATTTCCATTTTATTACTCTTTGTTGTATTGACATCCTGTAACAAAAAAAGCGGGGAAGACAGATCCAAACCTGTAATAATTGCATATGTAGGCGGATACAACGGACTGACAGATGTGAGTAAAATATCCCCTAATAAGATAACTCATATCAACTACGCCTTTGTAGATGTACAGGGAGGGAAAGCTTTCCTGACAAATGAAGCGACCGACACAGTCAATTTCAGGAAGCTGAATGAACTGAAACAGCAAAACCCGGATTTGAAAATCCTTATATCGGTTGGGGGATGGACATGGAGCCGGAACTTCTCCGACGCAGTATTGACTCCCGAAGGACAAAAGACATTCGCCAAATCGGCTGTCGATATAATGAATAAATATAGCCTCGACGGAGTAGATATAGATTGGGAATATCCTGCCATGGAAGGGGATACAGGTAATGTATTCCGCCCCGAAGATAAGCAGAACTATACACTGATGTTCGCCGCCATCAGAGCCGAACTGGATGAACTCGAAAAGGCATCGGACAAGAAATACCTGCTCACTACTGCTGTCGGTGGCTCGCAAGAGTTTATAAACAATACGGAGATGGGCAAGGCTCAGGAATACCTCGACTATGTGAATATAATGACCTATGACTCCCAATCGAAAGAAAAAGCGATCCATCACACCAACCTTTTAGCCTCGGATAAATACAGCGAATCCAATAGTGCCGATATAGCTGTAAAAGCCTTTAATGCAGCAGGCGTACCTATGGAAAAGCTGGTAATGGGTATCGCTTTCTATGGCCGCATCTATAAAACGAAGAAAGATTCATCGAAAGGAGTAGGTGACCCGATAACCGAACAAATACAGGGAAAGGGGTACACATTTATCAAAGACAGCCTGGTAAACAAGAATGAGTATTACAGATATTGGGACGAAGCGGCGCAGGCTCCTTACCTGTTCAATTTTTATAAGGGTGAGTTTGTAACCTATGACGATGAAGAATCGGCAAAAGCAAAATGCGAGTACGTGAAGACCAACGGAATGGCCGGAGTTATGTTCTGGGAGTACAGTTCCGATCCTAAAGAGTATCTATTGAACGCAATTAATCAGGTACTGAAATAA
- a CDS encoding IS3 family transposase produces MKKSESLSRRKGSPSTQDWAQAIQGLRQKGHDLQTILRIHGMARSTFYYHISRINSTDKYADIRKRIVDIFEAHHKRYGYRRVYMQLLNEGYLINHKTVQKLMAEMHLKSKVRKVKYKSYKGEVGRIAPNVLNRDFKAEKPYRKWATDVTEFKIEGKKAYLSPIIDMFNGEIISYTISDSPDLKMVMDMIKKAQNKVNITGELILHSDQGYHYQHKQYQMTLKKNGIIQSMSRKGNCLDNAVMENFFGIMKSELLYLKKFKSISEFKKELTEYIEYYNNERIKLKLKGKSPVKYRTLYT; encoded by the coding sequence ATTAAAAAAAGTGAAAGCCTTAGTCGAAGAAAAGGAAGCCCGTCTACGCAAGATTGGGCGCAAGCCATCCAAGGACTAAGGCAGAAAGGTCATGATCTTCAAACAATACTGAGGATCCATGGGATGGCTCGCTCAACCTTCTATTATCATATATCCCGTATTAACAGCACAGACAAATATGCTGATATAAGAAAACGTATAGTTGATATTTTTGAAGCTCACCACAAACGTTATGGGTATCGTCGGGTGTATATGCAGCTCCTAAATGAGGGATATTTGATTAATCATAAGACGGTGCAAAAACTTATGGCAGAAATGCATCTGAAATCAAAAGTCCGTAAGGTAAAATATAAGTCATATAAAGGAGAAGTTGGCAGGATTGCTCCTAACGTACTTAATCGTGACTTTAAAGCTGAAAAGCCATACCGAAAATGGGCTACAGATGTTACTGAATTTAAAATTGAGGGTAAGAAGGCATATCTTTCTCCTATTATTGATATGTTCAATGGGGAAATCATATCTTATACCATATCCGACAGTCCTGATTTAAAGATGGTTATGGATATGATAAAAAAGGCTCAAAATAAAGTGAACATAACCGGCGAACTTATTTTGCACTCAGATCAGGGATATCATTATCAACATAAGCAATATCAGATGACACTTAAAAAGAATGGAATTATACAAAGCATGTCTCGCAAAGGTAATTGTTTGGATAACGCTGTTATGGAGAATTTCTTTGGCATTATGAAGTCTGAATTACTATATTTGAAGAAATTTAAGAGCATCAGTGAGTTTAAAAAGGAACTGACAGAATACATCGAGTATTATAATAATGAGAGAATCAAACTTAAATTAAAAGGAAAGAGCCCGGTAAAATACCGAACTCTATACACTTGA
- a CDS encoding outer membrane beta-barrel protein, translating to MKKLLLVSALALSCLFANAQDGLKGTWFVGGQVGFGSDKSYTTSSGQALERKVNDFTVAPLVGTFVTPSVAVGAALGFESGKVKVGGEQTEKSTDFSIMPFARKYWNITGGLYFFGQAALPLSFGSTEYGSGDNKLKVNDTNIAVALAPGFDYIINDWISVETSFTILSARYNSSKPKGGDSSNSFRFNGNTHGTEIGDLTIGVKFLF from the coding sequence ATGAAAAAATTATTACTAGTCAGCGCTTTGGCATTGTCATGCCTGTTTGCAAATGCACAAGATGGTCTTAAAGGAACTTGGTTTGTCGGAGGTCAGGTAGGCTTCGGAAGCGATAAATCATATACAACTTCTTCTGGTCAAGCACTAGAGAGAAAAGTTAATGATTTTACAGTTGCTCCTCTGGTGGGTACATTTGTTACACCATCTGTAGCTGTTGGGGCCGCTTTAGGTTTCGAATCGGGAAAAGTTAAAGTAGGAGGTGAACAAACAGAAAAGTCTACAGATTTCAGCATCATGCCTTTTGCCAGAAAATACTGGAACATCACTGGTGGACTTTATTTCTTCGGACAAGCAGCCCTTCCTCTTTCTTTCGGTAGTACTGAATATGGAAGCGGGGATAACAAACTGAAAGTAAACGACACTAATATTGCTGTAGCATTAGCTCCCGGCTTTGATTATATAATCAATGACTGGATCTCAGTAGAAACATCTTTCACTATATTGAGTGCCCGTTACAATAGCTCTAAGCCTAAAGGTGGTGATAGCAGCAATTCTTTCAGATTCAATGGTAATACACATGGAACTGAAATAGGTGATTTAACTATTGGTGTTAAATTCTTATTCTAA
- a CDS encoding porin family protein: MRQIIKITLASILLIAGLSANAQEKKFLFGVKAGFVFSDLSEYSYNTKIKHSFTGGLTFDYFLNRDLYLSSAIEFANKGAKYDLLNKDENEGTSLSIKKSTVAANYLQIPVHVGYKIDLSEKTRLMVQAGPYIAYGIDGQTELGDEVVIRTPEGTTTMNLNDYIKMIDGWRRGEETFSDTHFREFDWGIGIGLGVEYEHVNISFKYDFGLYDISREDKKVKNRNAYVTLGYKF; the protein is encoded by the coding sequence ATGAGACAAATAATCAAAATTACCTTAGCGTCAATATTATTGATAGCAGGCTTGTCTGCTAATGCACAGGAGAAAAAATTCTTATTCGGGGTCAAAGCCGGATTCGTATTCTCAGATCTTAGTGAGTATTCTTACAATACTAAAATAAAGCATTCGTTTACCGGAGGGCTGACATTCGACTATTTCCTCAATCGCGACCTGTATCTTTCTTCTGCTATCGAATTTGCTAACAAGGGTGCTAAATACGATCTGCTGAACAAAGATGAAAACGAGGGTACAAGCCTAAGTATTAAAAAATCGACAGTAGCTGCTAATTACCTACAGATTCCGGTACATGTGGGATACAAGATCGACTTATCCGAAAAAACAAGACTGATGGTACAGGCCGGTCCCTATATAGCTTACGGTATTGACGGGCAAACAGAGCTGGGTGACGAAGTTGTTATAAGAACACCGGAAGGAACTACTACTATGAACCTGAATGATTACATAAAAATGATTGACGGATGGAGAAGGGGAGAGGAGACCTTCAGTGATACGCATTTCCGTGAATTTGACTGGGGTATTGGTATTGGTCTGGGTGTAGAATATGAGCATGTGAATATATCTTTTAAATATGACTTTGGGTTATATGATATATCACGAGAAGATAAGAAAGTAAAAAACAGGAATGCTTATGTCACTTTAGGATATAAGTTCTGA
- a CDS encoding PglZ domain-containing protein, with protein sequence MRKKRILWADDEIDVLRAHILFLEEKGYEVTPVNSGQDALDSVKSESFDIIFLDENMPGLAGMETLSLIKEIDPNIPVIMITKSEDEGIMTHAIGKKIADYLIKPVNPNQILLSLKKNLHKDDIVSEITLEGYRDEFSQISKRINDSPDYNDWIDIYKKLVYWEIELDASQSPLADLLRVQKQEANNSFCKYIKKNYESWIQDGKYKPLISPELFPKKILPLLDKGEKVFFILIDNFRLDQWWEVKDLLAADFNISEEEYFSILPTATQYARNAIFSGLMPSQIVKSYSELWVEEDEDEGKNLNEEIFLQKQLEKYGGKYTFSYNKLLSSSSGEKLVQNMNSLNNKSLNVIVINFVDMLSHARTESKMIRELASDEAAYRSLTRSWFKHSSTMDILRKAKGMGYKIVLTTDHGTIRVKNPVKVIGDKSVNSNIRYKFGRNLEYDRKKVYDIHSPEKAGLPSPNISTKYIFATGDDFFAYPNNYNHYVSYYTDTFQHGGISMEEMIVPVITLTGK encoded by the coding sequence ATGAGAAAAAAACGGATACTCTGGGCCGATGACGAAATAGATGTGTTGCGCGCTCATATTCTTTTCCTCGAGGAGAAAGGATATGAAGTAACACCTGTGAACAGCGGCCAGGATGCACTGGACAGCGTAAAGAGCGAATCGTTCGACATTATATTCCTCGATGAAAACATGCCCGGACTGGCAGGTATGGAAACTCTGAGCCTTATCAAAGAGATAGACCCCAATATTCCGGTGATTATGATTACCAAGAGTGAGGATGAAGGGATCATGACACATGCCATAGGCAAGAAAATAGCTGATTATCTGATAAAGCCTGTCAATCCGAACCAGATACTCCTGTCCCTGAAAAAGAACCTGCACAAAGATGATATCGTTTCCGAAATAACGCTTGAAGGTTATCGGGACGAGTTTTCCCAGATAAGCAAACGCATCAATGATTCTCCCGATTACAACGACTGGATAGATATCTACAAGAAACTGGTATATTGGGAAATAGAGTTGGATGCTTCACAAAGCCCCCTGGCAGATCTTTTACGTGTACAAAAACAGGAGGCAAATAATAGCTTTTGCAAGTATATAAAGAAGAATTATGAATCATGGATACAAGATGGAAAGTACAAGCCACTGATTAGTCCCGAACTTTTTCCTAAAAAAATCCTGCCCTTACTGGACAAGGGAGAAAAAGTCTTCTTTATCCTGATCGATAACTTCCGCCTCGACCAGTGGTGGGAAGTAAAAGACCTGCTGGCTGCCGATTTCAATATCTCGGAGGAGGAGTATTTCAGCATCCTGCCTACAGCTACGCAGTATGCGCGTAATGCTATTTTTTCCGGACTGATGCCGTCACAGATTGTGAAGTCTTACTCTGAGCTGTGGGTAGAAGAGGATGAAGACGAGGGAAAGAACCTGAATGAAGAGATATTTTTACAGAAGCAATTGGAAAAATACGGAGGGAAATATACCTTCTCTTATAATAAGCTGCTATCGTCTTCATCAGGTGAAAAACTTGTCCAGAATATGAATTCGTTGAACAACAAGTCACTGAATGTCATTGTTATCAATTTTGTAGATATGTTGTCCCATGCACGCACTGAGTCGAAGATGATACGCGAGCTGGCTTCGGACGAAGCGGCTTATCGCTCGCTGACCCGTTCGTGGTTCAAACATTCCAGCACGATGGATATTTTGCGAAAGGCAAAAGGGATGGGCTATAAAATTGTACTTACTACCGACCATGGTACTATACGCGTGAAAAATCCGGTGAAGGTCATAGGAGATAAGAGCGTAAACTCTAATATACGTTATAAATTCGGACGGAATCTCGAGTATGACCGTAAAAAGGTGTATGACATCCATTCTCCGGAGAAAGCAGGATTGCCGTCTCCCAATATAAGTACAAAATATATTTTTGCTACAGGAGATGATTTCTTCGCATACCCAAACAATTATAACCATTATGTATCGTATTATACCGATACATTCCAGCACGGGGGTATTTCGATGGAGGAAATGATCGTTCCTGTTATTACACTGACAGGAAAATAA
- a CDS encoding amidophosphoribosyltransferase has product MTEPLKHECGIVMIRLLKPLDYYQKKYGTWQYGLNKLYLLMEKQHNRGQEGAGLAVVKLDSPPGSEFIFRERATGSGAISEIFSNVYKNYEKTSREKLSDPAYASQYLPFAGELFLGHLRYSTTGKSGISYVHPFLRRSNWRSRNLALAGNFNMTNVDELFEALVAEGQHPRDYADTFVLLESLGHHLDREVQFQYDKFGKDRKVKGEDLNDLIEKNLDIHFMLNKASENWDGGYTIGGIIGCGDGFVYRDPAGIRPAFYYHDDEIVVVASERPVIQTALNLDVAEVKELDPGQAIIVKKSGQVLFSQIQEPRNVSPCSFERIYFSRGSDADIYNERKDLGKLLLPPILKAIDNDIQHTVFSFIPNTAEVAFFGMTEALNKHMNDVKLKKITEKGSSISEEELQRILSMRVRTEKVVIKDIKLRTFIAQDGSRDDLAAHVYDITYDSVRPYEDNLVVIDDSIVRGTTLKQSIIKILDRLHPKKIVIVSSSPQIRYPDCYGIDMSRMSEFAAFRAAIELLKERGMQSVIDDVYHKSLAQKNKPKEEIVNYVKEIYAPFSNEEISTKMAEMLTPKGTQAKIEIVFQTIEDLHKASPNHKGDWYFSGNYPTPGGNRMVNTAFLNYIEGIDKRSY; this is encoded by the coding sequence ATGACGGAGCCTTTGAAGCATGAATGCGGTATCGTAATGATACGCTTGCTAAAGCCGCTTGACTACTATCAAAAGAAGTACGGTACATGGCAGTATGGATTGAATAAATTATACCTGCTGATGGAAAAACAGCACAACCGTGGACAAGAAGGCGCGGGACTTGCTGTAGTAAAATTAGACTCACCTCCGGGTAGCGAGTTTATATTCAGAGAAAGAGCTACAGGCTCAGGTGCCATATCGGAAATCTTCTCGAATGTATACAAGAATTACGAAAAAACATCCAGGGAAAAATTAAGTGATCCTGCATATGCCAGCCAATATCTGCCATTTGCAGGTGAATTATTTTTGGGGCATCTGCGTTACAGTACAACCGGCAAGAGTGGCATCTCATATGTACATCCATTTCTGCGTCGCAGTAACTGGCGATCGAGGAACCTTGCGTTAGCTGGGAACTTCAATATGACCAATGTTGATGAGCTGTTCGAAGCATTGGTAGCTGAAGGGCAACACCCACGTGACTACGCCGACACATTCGTTCTTCTCGAATCTCTCGGGCATCATCTCGACAGGGAAGTACAGTTCCAATATGACAAATTTGGCAAAGACCGAAAAGTAAAAGGAGAAGACCTGAACGACCTGATAGAAAAGAACCTCGATATACATTTCATGCTCAACAAAGCCAGTGAGAACTGGGACGGGGGATATACCATTGGCGGAATTATCGGCTGTGGCGACGGATTTGTATACAGAGACCCTGCCGGTATACGTCCGGCTTTCTACTACCACGATGATGAGATTGTAGTAGTAGCATCGGAACGACCTGTAATTCAGACGGCGCTTAATCTCGATGTGGCCGAAGTAAAAGAACTTGATCCGGGACAGGCAATCATTGTTAAAAAGAGTGGACAGGTATTGTTTTCACAAATACAGGAACCACGGAATGTTTCCCCTTGCTCGTTCGAACGGATTTATTTTTCCCGAGGTTCGGATGCCGATATATACAACGAACGCAAAGATCTGGGTAAACTACTTCTGCCGCCTATTCTGAAAGCGATAGATAATGATATACAACATACGGTGTTCTCATTCATACCCAATACGGCTGAAGTTGCATTTTTCGGAATGACAGAGGCTCTCAACAAGCATATGAATGATGTAAAGCTAAAGAAAATTACCGAAAAGGGTTCATCCATTTCCGAAGAAGAACTGCAAAGGATATTATCTATGCGGGTACGCACCGAAAAGGTTGTTATCAAAGACATCAAGTTGCGGACTTTCATCGCACAGGACGGTAGCCGGGATGATCTGGCGGCCCATGTCTATGATATAACATACGATTCGGTTCGCCCATATGAAGACAATCTGGTGGTGATAGATGATAGTATAGTGCGGGGAACAACCCTCAAGCAAAGTATTATAAAAATACTAGACCGTCTGCACCCTAAAAAAATAGTTATCGTATCTTCATCTCCGCAGATCAGGTATCCGGACTGCTATGGTATAGATATGTCGCGGATGAGTGAATTTGCTGCATTCAGAGCTGCTATCGAATTATTGAAAGAGAGAGGGATGCAATCGGTTATAGACGATGTGTACCATAAATCTCTTGCACAAAAGAACAAGCCGAAAGAAGAGATAGTGAATTATGTAAAAGAAATTTACGCACCGTTCTCTAACGAAGAAATATCGACCAAAATGGCCGAAATGCTTACGCCGAAAGGGACACAGGCTAAGATAGAAATTGTGTTCCAGACCATTGAAGATCTTCACAAAGCCAGCCCGAATCACAAAGGGGATTGGTATTTTTCGGGTAATTACCCCACCCCGGGTGGCAACAGGATGGTGAATACTGCATTCCTGAATTATATAGAAGGAATAGACAAGAGGTCGTATTGA
- a CDS encoding polyprenyl synthetase family protein — protein MDKKLLIAKPVTEELKKFNTYYKDSVFCNNVRIQEIIDYIMKSDGKRIRPILLLLAAKACGEINNTTYNSAITVELLHTASLIHDDVVDESKIRRGMASLNAIYDNKMAVLAGDYFLSTALIKSVLTGNIEIISRVSDLGRDLAEGELNQLSLVKELILDEDEYFQVIRKKTASLMSVCMRIGAMSVDASSEEVERFTKLGEYLGVCFQLRDDIFDYFTDAIGKPTGNDIREGKVTLPLLYAIRNAPEDEKKELLSIIVSYNYTDENIHKLISYAKEHGGIEYAYRKMEEYKNRAEEIIATVSYTEVREALEAAVEYIVERAY, from the coding sequence ATGGATAAAAAGCTTTTAATAGCAAAACCAGTAACGGAAGAACTGAAAAAATTCAATACCTATTACAAAGATTCTGTCTTTTGTAATAACGTAAGGATTCAGGAGATTATAGATTATATAATGAAATCGGATGGTAAACGGATACGTCCCATTCTGTTACTATTAGCGGCAAAGGCCTGTGGAGAAATAAACAATACGACTTATAACTCCGCCATCACAGTAGAACTTCTGCATACAGCTTCCCTGATACATGACGATGTTGTTGATGAATCTAAAATAAGAAGAGGAATGGCTTCGCTGAATGCTATTTACGATAATAAAATGGCCGTGCTCGCGGGTGACTATTTTCTTTCCACAGCCTTGATTAAAAGTGTATTGACCGGAAATATTGAGATCATATCCCGCGTTTCGGATCTGGGCCGCGACCTTGCCGAAGGGGAACTAAACCAGCTCTCGCTGGTCAAAGAGCTGATTCTGGATGAAGATGAATATTTTCAGGTAATCAGAAAAAAGACAGCATCCCTTATGTCGGTATGTATGCGTATAGGAGCAATGTCGGTGGATGCGTCAAGTGAAGAGGTCGAGAGATTTACCAAATTGGGAGAATACCTCGGAGTTTGCTTCCAGTTACGGGACGATATATTTGATTACTTTACCGATGCCATCGGCAAGCCTACAGGTAATGATATACGTGAAGGAAAAGTTACGCTTCCCTTATTATATGCTATAAGGAATGCGCCGGAAGATGAGAAAAAAGAACTATTGTCTATTATAGTCTCTTACAACTATACCGACGAAAACATACATAAGCTTATCAGCTATGCCAAAGAGCATGGAGGTATAGAATATGCTTACCGCAAGATGGAAGAATATAAAAATCGTGCAGAGGAAATAATCGCGACGGTTTCGTATACTGAGGTGCGCGAAGCATTGGAAGCCGCTGTGGAATATATAGTGGAAAGAGCTTATTGA
- a CDS encoding phosphatidate cytidylyltransferase yields the protein MKLPNIVVRILAGAVFIGLLLGGILINEYTFVVIFSLLIVLCLYEFYGLIEKAVKVPVIRPWNILGGFFLFLGGFYYCVYSSSALAFVPYMIYLIVLFISELYMKRENPIQSLSYSLLGQVYIAGPLALTNYLVFAYEPGSYHYVYILALLVTIWVNDTFAYLTGMAFGKHRLFERISPKKSWEGFVGGAMVAIASSLIFAHFFTNLSTVAWLGFAAVVVVFGTWGDLFESLIKRTLGVKDSGNMIPGHGGILDRFDSTILAIPAVCVYLLLIDSFISCI from the coding sequence TTGAAATTACCTAATATTGTTGTCCGTATCCTTGCCGGAGCCGTATTCATCGGCTTGTTACTGGGTGGAATACTCATAAATGAGTACACTTTTGTTGTCATATTCTCATTACTTATTGTATTATGTCTGTATGAATTTTACGGATTGATAGAAAAAGCTGTAAAAGTTCCTGTTATCCGGCCATGGAATATATTAGGAGGATTTTTTCTTTTTTTAGGAGGATTTTACTATTGTGTTTATTCATCATCTGCACTTGCTTTTGTTCCGTATATGATTTATCTGATAGTCCTTTTCATCAGTGAATTGTACATGAAACGTGAGAATCCTATTCAGTCTTTATCCTATTCGCTGCTTGGGCAGGTTTATATTGCAGGCCCTTTGGCTCTGACAAATTATCTTGTATTTGCTTATGAACCCGGAAGTTACCATTATGTATATATTCTGGCTCTGCTGGTAACTATATGGGTGAACGATACTTTTGCCTATCTTACAGGGATGGCTTTTGGAAAGCATCGCTTGTTTGAGCGTATATCTCCTAAGAAGTCATGGGAGGGATTCGTTGGCGGAGCAATGGTAGCTATAGCCTCTTCTCTTATTTTTGCGCACTTTTTCACCAATCTCTCCACTGTCGCATGGCTTGGCTTTGCAGCTGTAGTAGTCGTATTCGGAACCTGGGGCGACCTCTTCGAGTCACTTATAAAACGTACCTTGGGAGTAAAAGATTCGGGTAATATGATACCCGGACACGGCGGCATTCTTGACCGTTTCGACAGTACGATACTGGCTATTCCGGCAGTGTGTGTCTATTTATTATTGATCGATTCGTTTATTTCTTGTATATAA